Sequence from the Candidatus Thorarchaeota archaeon genome:
TTTGTAGACTTCAGCTGCATTCTTTGTTCCTTCGTGCATGCCATGACGGAACTCTTGGTAATACTCAGGAAATACAATATTTCCGTGTGATACTGGATTATCAGGATCCATCTTCCAGTGTGGTGGGCTATACGGAGGAAGGAATTCGTCCACCTCTTCTGGGTCGAGATAGTCGTATGGTGCCAAAGTATGGCTTAGAACGAAAGCGTCACCGTTTACCATCACAGGCATCAGAACGCGTTCGTCTTCAGCAAGTTTGAACGCCTGAATGATTGTGTGATAGTATTCATCAACTGAGGCAACGTGGAACTGAATCCAGCCAGTATCGCGCTTGCTAAATGCATCGTCATGTGTAGCATGAATGTTCCATGAGGGCGAAACAGAGCGGTTGAGGTTTGCCAAAACAATCGGCAATCTTGCCCCAGCTGCCCAATGAAGAGCCTCGTCCATCAGAAGCAAGCCATTTGAAGCTGTTGCGGTGAAGGCGCGAGCGCCCGTCGCACTAGCACCAATACAGGCAAACATTGCGGAATGCTCTGATTCTACACGGATAAATTCGCCCGGCCAATCTCCTCGTTCATTGAGGAGTGCTATTTGCTCAGGAACTGTGGTCGCAGGAGTTATCGGATACGCAGCTACAACTTCAACTCGTGCGGACATTACTGCTCTTGCAGCAGCGTAGTTCGCACTCATAATCTTGGTTTCCACTAGATGTCAGCCTCCTCTAATTCCATCTTTCGTTCCATCTCTATGCAGTCTTTCGGACACACTTGAGCACATATTCCACAGCCCTTGCAATACTCCAAGTCTATGTGAGGTGTGCCATCCTCATCTAGAGTGATGCAAGCTTCTGGACAGTAGAGCCAACACGTCCGACATTTGATACATTCGTCATAGTCTATGACAGGGTCGAAAGTTCTCCAACTGCCTGTTTTCCCCATAGAACCCTCGCAAGGTTCGGAGTACGGGGTTTTCGGCATATCGGCCCTTGTTTCTGGGTTTGTATCCACTTCATTAACCAATTAGAAACACGTCCCATTAGGAGCCCGTTTACTTGACACCCTCCTTTGCAGGATAATAATTCTTATGATAGCTCTCTGTTTTTGTCACAATATCTTGTGTAGATTCGTATTCGCACAAGGTGGCAGGTAATCATACATGAAATTCAGGGTTTCACTTTTCCAGATGCCGTGCATGGAAGGCAATAGAGAGCACAATTTTGGGTATGTACGACAAATGCTTGCCACATACAAACGCAGCGAGGCGCTCGACATAGTTCTGCTTCCCGAGCTCTTCTCCATAGGTTTCGACTACAGCCAGTATCCCAAGCAAGGGACCGGAGTTCCCGGAGAGACCTCCGAGTTTATCCAAAGAATCGCCCGTGAGCACTCAGCCTATGTCGTTGGAACAGGCATTGAAAATGTGGATACAGAAGGGAAGTACTTCAACACCCTTGTCATGGCTTCTCCTGAGGGTGAAATCGTTGGAACCTATCGCAAGATACATCCATTCCAAGCCGAAAAAGATGTTTTCGCAGGCGGGAACCAGATGGTCATATTCGACATCGAGGGGCTCAAGGTTGGAGCACAAATATGCTACGATGTTAGATTCCCTGAGATTAGCCGCAAGCTCGCCCTTGAAGAGGCAGAATTGCTTATCATTCCAGCGGCGTTTCCTGACCCACGAAGCGAACACTGGGATAATCTGGTTCGTGCCCGGGCGATAGAGAATCAGGTCTATGTAGCTGCCGTGAACCGGGTCGGCCCAGCCTTCGATGATAAGACGTACTTCGGTCACAGTCAAATCATTGATCCATGGGGTGTCAGGCTCAACCATCCCAACTCGGAACCTGAGATAGTTACAAAGGTCTGTGAAACCTCAGCAATCGATGCGGTACGAAGTCAGATTACATGCTATGCAGACAGAGTCGAAGGAGCCTACGAATCTGTGCAATGGTACCATGAAAACGGACAACACAAGCATTAAGTGAGCGCCTGAACCATTTTCAAATACATCGGAGATATGACAATGAAAAAACCTACTGATGAAATCAAGAAGGCTGTCCGCGATTGGTTCTCAAGAGAAGGCGTCAAGGTAGAAAGTATCAAGAACCCGCGTACGGAGTTTCTGTTCAAGGTGAAATTCCAGCGGTTCTATTTCACCGTTGTCAGACCCAATGACTCTAACTACCTCCAAGTTGAGTCGCAGGTCATGATATCTCCACAGCATCTCAAGAAACTGAATTCCGAAAAGATGCAGAAATTCCAGATGGAAGCTATGAAGTTCAGCTTCGGGAGTCGCGTTCGACTGGGCTTCGTGAAACCACAGCCAAATCAAAAAGGGAAACAGCCTCCAGGAC
This genomic interval carries:
- a CDS encoding DUF2299 family protein, with translation MKKPTDEIKKAVRDWFSREGVKVESIKNPRTEFLFKVKFQRFYFTVVRPNDSNYLQVESQVMISPQHLKKLNSEKMQKFQMEAMKFSFGSRVRLGFVKPQPNQKGKQPPGPGFVVSDRIYDDSFSDDRLWETMSALHGSVEMVIAILNETTGHPGVKPQQPEDSRPSYYT
- the porA gene encoding pyruvate ferredoxin oxidoreductase, giving the protein MSANYAAARAVMSARVEVVAAYPITPATTVPEQIALLNERGDWPGEFIRVESEHSAMFACIGASATGARAFTATASNGLLLMDEALHWAAGARLPIVLANLNRSVSPSWNIHATHDDAFSKRDTGWIQFHVASVDEYYHTIIQAFKLAEDERVLMPVMVNGDAFVLSHTLAPYDYLDPEEVDEFLPPYSPPHWKMDPDNPVSHGNIVFPEYYQEFRHGMHEGTKNAAEVYK
- a CDS encoding 4Fe-4S binding protein; protein product: MPKTPYSEPCEGSMGKTGSWRTFDPVIDYDECIKCRTCWLYCPEACITLDEDGTPHIDLEYCKGCGICAQVCPKDCIEMERKMELEEADI